In a genomic window of Bradyrhizobium sp. LLZ17:
- a CDS encoding helix-turn-helix domain-containing protein, which produces MLAFTAHIARAYGGLQRINKSASGGLAPWQVKRACEKLDSDLGGKHSLQQIAAEFDLSVSHFSRAFQISTGLPPHQWLLRQRLKAAKQLMTVRDLPLAEIALSAGFANQSHFTRVFSAAVGVSPGVWRRETEGAREGET; this is translated from the coding sequence ATGCTCGCATTCACCGCGCACATTGCGCGGGCCTATGGCGGACTGCAGCGCATCAACAAATCGGCGAGCGGCGGTCTTGCCCCGTGGCAGGTGAAGCGCGCTTGTGAAAAGCTCGACTCCGATCTGGGCGGCAAACATTCGTTGCAACAAATCGCGGCTGAATTCGACCTGTCGGTCAGCCATTTTTCGCGCGCATTTCAGATCTCCACCGGGCTGCCGCCGCATCAATGGCTGCTGCGTCAGCGACTGAAAGCGGCCAAACAGTTGATGACCGTCCGTGACCTGCCGCTCGCAGAGATCGCGCTATCTGCCGGGTTTGCCAATCAAAGCCACTTTACACGGGTGTTTTCGGCTGCGGTTGGCGTCAGCCCAGGCGTATGGCGCCGGGAAACAGAAGGTGCTCGGGAGGGGGAGACATAG
- a CDS encoding catalase, with translation MSKYPSGGATPASIVDCLRSVAVNSPRERASFAKGRCVRGAYIPSDEAKEITKSRSFTGPSRVLARFSIDESPAVGEGDKLMLLGFSFRLGDEHHLSNVVAQSAPVHFARTLDQMLTLLKTRVPGPHGKPDMEAIKAFSAANPETLNQANYVAAHPVPMSFAGTTYWGVHAFRATNSGGETRFIKFKVTPVGGDIRLTEHEAKARSGDFLHDDLKDRIAVGDVRFSVMTLLDRPGDPTLDVTIRWPDEDRREAVRLGTIVITGLEPNEACDATLFDPASLAEGIDHPPDEIFAARSAAYAISLARRR, from the coding sequence ATGTCCAAGTACCCGAGCGGCGGCGCCACGCCTGCGTCGATCGTAGACTGCCTGAGATCGGTCGCCGTCAATTCCCCAAGGGAACGCGCGAGCTTTGCCAAAGGCCGATGCGTCCGCGGCGCCTACATTCCGTCGGATGAAGCAAAAGAGATTACCAAATCCCGCAGCTTCACTGGGCCATCACGCGTGCTGGCGCGCTTCTCAATCGACGAAAGCCCCGCAGTGGGAGAAGGCGATAAGCTCATGCTGCTCGGCTTCAGCTTCAGGCTTGGCGACGAGCACCATCTTTCGAATGTTGTCGCGCAAAGTGCTCCGGTCCATTTCGCGAGAACACTCGATCAGATGCTGACCCTCCTCAAAACACGAGTGCCGGGACCGCACGGCAAGCCAGACATGGAGGCCATCAAGGCGTTCTCCGCCGCCAATCCCGAAACGCTGAATCAAGCCAACTACGTCGCAGCACATCCTGTGCCGATGAGCTTTGCCGGCACGACCTATTGGGGCGTGCACGCTTTTCGCGCGACGAATTCAGGCGGCGAGACGCGATTCATCAAGTTCAAGGTCACTCCCGTCGGCGGCGACATCAGGCTGACGGAGCACGAGGCCAAGGCAAGGTCCGGCGACTTCCTGCACGATGACCTCAAAGATCGGATCGCGGTAGGTGATGTCCGGTTCAGCGTGATGACACTGCTCGATCGTCCCGGCGATCCCACCCTGGACGTGACCATCCGTTGGCCTGATGAGGACAGACGAGAAGCCGTTCGGCTAGGAACGATCGTCATTACAGGCCTCGAGCCAAATGAAGCGTGCGACGCCACATTGTTCGATCCGGCAAGTCTCGCCGAAGGCATCGATCATCCGCCTGATGAGATTTTCGCGGCCCGAAGTGCCGCCTACGCCATCTCACTGGCAAGACGTCGTTGA
- a CDS encoding spermidine synthase: MKLLGRYQGMNGQIEIVECSWDGTRVYFEEGIRQSQATPNGESVFTYVKLMDELLSRSERILVLGCGGGNLATRLWRLGNKVTVVDINPISFVLAQRYFDLPNELPCIVSDFRQFVFDDGGYYDGIAIDVGGPGFRFTEEFDAETCDAIRARLAPGGRIVMNVTVANDIDPTPDRIAARLAGRELRTWIVDEQCMEDRNAVIICVPEKQLGPRAALDRVLHHSHERWAIRRGRMRSRDLACGQR; encoded by the coding sequence GTGAAGTTGCTTGGTCGCTATCAAGGGATGAATGGCCAGATCGAGATCGTCGAGTGTTCCTGGGACGGTACACGCGTGTATTTCGAGGAAGGGATCAGACAAAGCCAGGCGACGCCAAACGGCGAAAGCGTGTTCACCTACGTCAAACTCATGGATGAACTGCTGTCCCGGTCCGAACGTATCCTCGTCCTGGGTTGCGGCGGCGGGAATCTTGCGACACGGCTATGGCGTCTCGGCAATAAAGTCACCGTCGTCGACATCAACCCGATCAGTTTCGTGCTCGCGCAAAGATATTTCGATCTGCCGAACGAACTCCCCTGCATTGTCTCCGACTTTCGACAATTCGTATTCGATGATGGCGGATATTACGACGGTATCGCAATCGACGTCGGTGGACCGGGATTCCGTTTCACCGAAGAATTTGATGCCGAGACCTGCGACGCCATCCGCGCTCGTCTGGCACCCGGCGGCCGGATTGTGATGAACGTGACGGTGGCGAACGACATTGATCCGACACCTGACCGGATTGCCGCCAGACTTGCCGGGCGAGAACTGCGGACATGGATCGTCGATGAGCAATGCATGGAGGATCGTAATGCGGTTATCATCTGTGTTCCCGAGAAACAGTTGGGCCCACGGGCAGCGCTTGATCGCGTGTTGCACCACAGCCATGAGCGGTGGGCGATTCGTCGGGGACGCATGCGAAGCCGCGATCTCGCTTGTGGACAGCGCTAA
- a CDS encoding helix-turn-helix domain-containing protein: protein MITANQLRAARALLNIDQRQMAELADLSVPTIQRMEASDGVIRGNVDSLMKLVSALDHAGIELIPPGGQSSSGGRGVRLREHVAKPKTKNVKQPKSGSSRTLQRAR, encoded by the coding sequence ATGATTACGGCCAACCAGCTCAGGGCCGCCCGTGCGCTCCTGAACATCGATCAGCGCCAGATGGCCGAGCTTGCGGATCTTTCGGTTCCTACCATCCAGCGCATGGAGGCGAGCGACGGGGTTATCCGCGGCAACGTCGATTCTCTGATGAAGTTGGTCTCCGCACTGGACCACGCCGGAATCGAATTGATCCCGCCCGGAGGGCAGAGCTCGTCCGGTGGTCGGGGCGTCCGTCTCAGGGAGCACGTCGCGAAACCGAAAACCAAAAACGTGAAGCAACCCAAGTCTGGTTCGTCCCGCACGCTGCAACGCGCGCGATGA
- a CDS encoding NADH-quinone oxidoreductase subunit B family protein, producing MRKLLFESLFRRPFTEQAPSPNEAALTELAATVGRAARRRLGRSLSIREVDAGSCNGCELEIHAVNNAYYDVERFGLRFVASPRHADVLMVTGPVTKNMRHALERTYHAVPNPKWVVAVGDCAQDGGCFAGSYAVAGGVSQVIPVDLHIPGCPPPPLAILQGLLALLDQTADSATSN from the coding sequence ATGCGCAAGCTGCTTTTTGAAAGCCTGTTTCGCCGACCATTTACGGAGCAGGCGCCGTCGCCGAACGAGGCCGCGCTGACAGAGCTCGCAGCAACCGTTGGTCGCGCTGCGCGGCGGCGCCTCGGCCGCAGTCTCTCGATACGCGAAGTCGACGCCGGATCCTGCAATGGATGCGAGCTCGAGATCCACGCGGTCAACAATGCCTACTACGATGTGGAGCGCTTCGGCCTCAGGTTCGTCGCTTCACCTCGCCATGCGGACGTGCTGATGGTGACCGGGCCCGTGACCAAGAACATGCGCCATGCGTTGGAGCGCACCTATCATGCGGTCCCAAATCCGAAATGGGTTGTCGCTGTGGGTGATTGCGCCCAGGACGGAGGGTGTTTTGCCGGCAGTTACGCGGTGGCCGGCGGAGTCTCGCAGGTCATACCGGTCGATCTTCACATCCCCGGTTGCCCGCCGCCGCCGCTTGCGATCTTGCAAGGACTTCTTGCTCTGCTCGATCAGACGGCCGACAGCGCTACTTCCAATTGA
- a CDS encoding NADH-quinone oxidoreductase subunit C, which produces MPSLIDLMLEGHQVEQHSPWPRVIVDASVWTFAASELAHGRWSLLGLWGEPSTVHMAIMDEQTAEIANISLDCPDQRYPSVGKHHPPALRLERTLNDLFGLTAEGLPDNRPWLDHNRWGERFPLGDRAVASSEASPYPFLPAEGPGLHEIAVGPVHAGTIEPGHFRFTASGETVVRLEQRLGYTHKGIESLMAGASLEQAAKLAGRVSGDSTVAYAFAFSRAAEAALQLVVPDRAVWLRALLGELERLANHLGDIGAICNDASFALMHAHCSVLRESILRASDAAFGHRLMRDIIVPGGVTRDLDDDGKDVIQAALDIIRLRFPQLVELYDNTASLQDRTVNTGVLKPALARQYAAGGYIGRASGRSFDARITLRYPPYDTLRFDAPVLNEGDVNARVWIRVREVEQSLLLIDQILERLPDGPLGTHAGHRREAREGMAIVEGFRGDVLVWLRLRDGRVDRCHLRDPSWFQWPLLEAAIEGNIVADFPLCNKSFNCSYSGQDL; this is translated from the coding sequence ATGCCATCGCTGATCGATCTCATGCTCGAGGGCCACCAGGTTGAGCAACACAGCCCATGGCCGCGGGTTATCGTTGATGCTTCGGTTTGGACCTTTGCAGCAAGCGAGCTGGCACACGGGCGCTGGAGCCTGCTCGGCCTTTGGGGAGAACCCTCAACGGTGCACATGGCGATCATGGACGAGCAAACGGCAGAAATCGCCAACATCAGCCTGGATTGTCCCGATCAGCGCTATCCCTCGGTCGGCAAGCATCACCCGCCGGCGCTTCGACTGGAGCGCACCCTCAACGATCTGTTCGGCTTGACTGCAGAAGGCCTGCCCGATAACCGCCCCTGGCTCGATCACAATCGTTGGGGCGAGCGCTTCCCATTGGGAGATCGCGCCGTCGCCTCGTCGGAGGCGTCGCCTTATCCCTTCCTGCCGGCGGAGGGACCTGGCCTGCACGAGATCGCTGTTGGTCCGGTGCACGCCGGAACTATCGAGCCCGGACATTTTCGGTTCACGGCAAGCGGCGAGACCGTGGTCCGTCTGGAGCAGCGGCTTGGATATACCCACAAAGGTATCGAGAGTCTCATGGCTGGAGCCAGTCTTGAACAGGCGGCCAAGCTTGCCGGACGCGTCTCCGGCGACAGCACGGTAGCCTATGCCTTTGCGTTTTCGCGTGCGGCCGAAGCAGCCTTGCAACTCGTCGTGCCTGATCGTGCGGTTTGGCTGCGAGCGCTGCTTGGCGAACTGGAGCGGCTTGCCAACCATCTCGGCGATATCGGGGCAATCTGCAACGACGCTTCCTTCGCGCTGATGCACGCTCATTGCAGCGTGCTGCGCGAGAGCATTCTGCGCGCCTCCGATGCCGCATTCGGCCACCGGTTGATGCGGGATATCATCGTGCCTGGCGGCGTGACCCGCGACCTCGACGATGACGGCAAGGACGTCATCCAGGCGGCGCTAGACATTATCCGCCTGCGGTTTCCGCAGTTGGTCGAGCTCTATGACAACACGGCGTCGCTGCAGGATCGTACGGTCAATACCGGCGTTCTCAAACCGGCACTGGCAAGACAATATGCCGCCGGAGGCTACATAGGCCGCGCATCGGGCCGGTCTTTCGACGCGCGAATTACGCTTCGATATCCGCCATATGACACGCTGCGCTTCGACGCGCCGGTCCTGAACGAGGGTGACGTCAACGCCCGCGTCTGGATTCGCGTGCGCGAGGTCGAACAGTCACTCCTGCTAATCGACCAGATCCTGGAGCGCCTTCCCGACGGCCCGTTGGGCACACATGCGGGACATCGGCGGGAGGCGCGGGAAGGCATGGCGATCGTGGAAGGATTTCGGGGTGACGTCCTGGTCTGGCTCCGCCTGCGGGACGGCCGGGTCGACCGATGCCACCTGCGCGACCCCTCGTGGTTTCAATGGCCGCTTCTGGAGGCTGCAATCGAGGGCAATATCGTCGCGGATTTTCCGCTCTGCAACAAGTCCTTCAACTGCTCCTATTCGGGCCAGGATCTTTAA
- a CDS encoding hydrogenase 4 subunit F produces MSAHFLDPVAAVLLIPIGSAALLAILPGYRLTAQLNVVASLGTFLAALSLLVVERPPPGPYMLIDDLNIVFIVLNTFVGFTTSIFSASYIAHELETGRLTPVYLRFYHSMYQTMMFGMNLAFVSNNIGLMWVAVEIATLTTVLMVGIYRSHAALEAAWKYFILGSVGIAFALFGTILVYMAARPIVGEGQDGMVWTLLIEHASKFDPALLNVAFIFLLLGYGTKVGLAPLHAWLPDAHAEGPTPISAVLSGLLLNVALYALLRFKILLAANPAAIAPGPLMVTMGLVSLVFAAFMLYRRRDIKRLFAYSSIEHMGIIVFAFGMGGPLANFAGLLHMVMHSLTKSAIFYAVGHISQIKGTQRISRIRGLTVTHPALGWGLVTGVVAIAGLPPLGIFMSEFLVVSSTFARQPLLAIVLVFGLLLAFGALTLRLTSVAFGEPRGSTKSAEASYVPMFTHLALVLMAGIYLPAPLVVWFQHVARLLG; encoded by the coding sequence ATGAGCGCGCATTTCCTCGATCCGGTGGCGGCCGTCCTTCTGATTCCGATCGGCTCGGCAGCGTTGCTGGCCATATTGCCGGGCTACCGGCTGACGGCGCAGTTGAACGTCGTCGCAAGCCTGGGGACTTTTCTTGCTGCCCTCTCGTTGCTGGTCGTCGAGCGTCCGCCGCCAGGGCCGTACATGCTGATCGACGATCTGAACATCGTCTTTATCGTGCTCAATACTTTTGTGGGATTCACGACGAGCATCTTCAGCGCCAGCTACATCGCCCACGAACTCGAAACGGGCCGTTTGACGCCCGTATACCTGCGCTTCTATCACTCCATGTACCAGACCATGATGTTCGGCATGAACCTCGCTTTCGTGTCGAACAACATCGGTCTGATGTGGGTCGCGGTCGAGATCGCCACGCTGACGACTGTGTTGATGGTCGGGATTTATCGATCGCATGCCGCGCTCGAAGCCGCCTGGAAATATTTCATCCTGGGCAGTGTCGGCATCGCGTTTGCGCTATTCGGCACGATCCTGGTTTACATGGCCGCGCGTCCGATCGTTGGCGAAGGTCAGGACGGTATGGTCTGGACGCTTCTGATCGAACACGCTTCCAAATTCGATCCCGCTCTGCTCAACGTTGCGTTCATATTCCTGCTTCTCGGCTACGGAACCAAAGTCGGTCTGGCGCCGCTGCACGCATGGCTGCCCGACGCCCACGCCGAAGGTCCGACGCCGATATCGGCGGTACTGTCAGGCCTGCTTCTGAACGTCGCGCTCTATGCCCTGCTGCGCTTCAAGATCCTGCTTGCGGCAAATCCGGCCGCAATTGCGCCCGGGCCTCTGATGGTGACGATGGGCCTGGTTTCGCTCGTGTTCGCTGCGTTCATGCTCTACCGCCGGCGCGACATCAAGCGCCTGTTCGCCTATTCCTCGATCGAGCACATGGGCATCATCGTGTTTGCGTTCGGGATGGGCGGACCGCTGGCCAATTTCGCCGGACTTCTGCACATGGTGATGCACAGCCTCACCAAGTCGGCCATCTTCTACGCTGTCGGTCATATCTCCCAGATCAAGGGAACGCAGCGGATCAGCCGTATAAGGGGGCTGACCGTAACCCATCCGGCGCTCGGCTGGGGTCTGGTGACGGGCGTTGTCGCGATCGCTGGCCTGCCGCCGCTCGGCATCTTCATGAGCGAATTCCTGGTGGTAAGCTCGACCTTCGCACGCCAACCTCTGCTCGCGATCGTGCTGGTGTTCGGACTGCTGCTGGCGTTCGGCGCATTGACGCTGCGCCTGACAAGCGTCGCATTCGGCGAGCCGCGCGGCAGCACCAAGTCAGCCGAGGCGTCCTATGTGCCGATGTTCACGCATCTTGCCCTGGTACTGATGGCGGGAATTTATCTTCCCGCGCCGCTCGTGGTCTGGTTCCAGCATGTCGCTCGCCTGTTGGGATAG
- a CDS encoding hydrogenase-4 component E has protein sequence MHSLAFDVSHTLAGGLVLISFMMLYQDRLYSLLNVFALHALVLALSVAWQAFIQDAPHLYVTAAIALVFKAIVIPVALHRIVMQLGIHRDIESAVGIGLTMLAGMGLVALSMVLMLRVTAEADPLAREDLAFALSVVLLGLLVMVTRRNAVSQVVGFMSLENGLVLAATGAKGMPLVVEISVAFSILIAFIVIGIFLFRIRERFDSVDVSALDDYRGERR, from the coding sequence ATGCACAGCCTCGCCTTCGACGTCTCGCATACGCTGGCCGGCGGGCTCGTCCTGATCAGCTTCATGATGCTGTACCAGGACCGGCTCTACTCGCTACTGAACGTGTTTGCGCTGCACGCACTGGTGCTGGCGCTGTCCGTGGCCTGGCAGGCCTTTATCCAGGATGCGCCTCATCTGTACGTCACCGCGGCAATTGCCCTCGTCTTCAAGGCGATCGTCATTCCGGTAGCGCTTCACCGCATCGTCATGCAGCTTGGAATTCATCGTGACATCGAGTCGGCCGTGGGGATAGGCCTGACCATGCTGGCCGGAATGGGACTGGTCGCCCTCTCCATGGTCCTGATGCTGAGGGTGACCGCGGAAGCAGACCCGTTGGCGCGCGAGGACCTGGCCTTCGCGCTGTCGGTGGTGCTGCTCGGACTTCTGGTGATGGTGACTCGCCGCAATGCGGTCAGTCAGGTCGTCGGATTTATGTCGCTCGAGAACGGACTGGTGCTGGCCGCAACGGGCGCCAAAGGCATGCCGCTGGTTGTCGAGATCAGCGTTGCCTTCTCGATCCTAATCGCCTTCATTGTCATCGGCATATTCCTGTTCCGGATCCGCGAACGCTTCGATTCCGTCGATGTCTCCGCACTCGACGACTACCGGGGCGAACGGCGATGA
- a CDS encoding respiratory chain complex I subunit 1 family protein, with translation MVVMSDIFVQGMQMLLVLLLAPLLTGFVRKMKARLVRRQGASVFQPYRDLLRLLRKEVVLADNASWLFRVTPYVTFAAIWVAAALVPTFATGLLFNWTADLIAIVSLLGSARFFLALAGMDVGTSFGGIGASREVMIAALAEPAMLLVVFCIALVAGSTQLSTVANFVASSYVGLRVSLGMAVIALIMVALAENARIPVDNPATHLELTMVHEAMVLEYSGRHLAMIEFGAFLKLLLYISLIACVFLPWKIAVFGTGPLSYAVGAVAYLVKLAAAGFFLALFETATAKMRVFRVPQFLGAALMLGLLGTLLLFVSKSF, from the coding sequence ATGGTCGTGATGTCCGACATATTTGTGCAGGGCATGCAGATGCTGCTGGTGCTGCTACTCGCCCCGCTGCTCACCGGCTTCGTTCGCAAAATGAAGGCCCGCCTGGTGCGCCGCCAGGGAGCGTCGGTCTTTCAGCCATACCGGGATCTCCTGCGCTTGCTCCGCAAGGAAGTGGTGCTGGCGGACAACGCCTCGTGGCTGTTCCGCGTCACCCCCTACGTGACCTTTGCCGCGATCTGGGTCGCCGCCGCGCTGGTGCCGACCTTTGCCACCGGGCTGTTGTTCAACTGGACCGCGGACCTGATCGCCATCGTGTCGCTGCTCGGAAGCGCACGCTTCTTTCTGGCGCTGGCCGGCATGGACGTCGGCACCAGTTTCGGCGGCATCGGCGCCAGCCGCGAAGTCATGATCGCTGCGCTGGCGGAGCCGGCGATGCTGCTGGTTGTATTTTGCATTGCCCTGGTTGCGGGCTCGACCCAACTTTCGACGGTCGCAAATTTCGTGGCCTCATCCTATGTCGGCTTGCGGGTATCGTTGGGAATGGCGGTGATCGCGCTCATCATGGTGGCCCTGGCGGAGAACGCGCGAATTCCGGTCGACAATCCAGCCACGCACCTGGAGCTCACCATGGTGCATGAAGCGATGGTCCTCGAGTATTCGGGCCGTCACCTCGCGATGATCGAATTTGGCGCCTTCCTCAAGCTGTTGCTTTATATCTCGCTGATCGCGTGCGTGTTCCTGCCCTGGAAGATAGCCGTCTTCGGCACCGGTCCCTTGTCCTACGCCGTCGGAGCCGTCGCCTACCTCGTCAAGCTCGCGGCTGCCGGCTTTTTCCTCGCGCTGTTCGAGACCGCGACGGCGAAAATGCGGGTGTTTCGCGTTCCGCAATTTCTAGGCGCCGCGCTCATGCTGGGCCTGCTCGGCACCCTCCTTCTGTTCGTGTCAAAGAGCTTCTGA
- the hyfB gene encoding hydrogenase 4 subunit B — MSSVSLQMACAAGLLGLAVLAICLSRSKFNTAVIYGATLAVATVALIGSLRSLLGDTTTAAGLVLPIGLPWLGAHFCLDPLASFFLVVINLGGAAASLYGLGYGHHEPVPTRVLPFFPAFLAGMNLVVLADDAFSYLLCWEFMSLASWALVMAHHREAGNAKAGYVYLVMASFGTLSLLLAFGLLAGPAGDYGFAAIRAAHHTPYAMLVLILMLLGAGSKAGLVPLHVWLPLAHPAAPSHISALMSGVMTKVAIYGFIRVVFDLLGEPSWSASVIVLILGGITAVMGILYAMMENDLKRLLAYSTIENIGVIFASLGLALAFQANGLKLLAALAFTAALFHVLNHSFFKSLLFFGAGAVLTTTGERNMEKLGGLIHRMPVTSFAVLVGCVAISALPPFNGFVSEWLIFQAVLQSPELPQWGLKITVPAVGALLALAAALAAACFVKAYGVTFLGRPRSVAAETSGEVDRYSLSAMVILAALCLLAGILPGPVIDALAPISVQILGGHMPIQSNESWLSIAPIAESRSSYNGLLVMLFITISASAAVVFIHRFASRALRRGPAWGCGFSDPTPAAQYSGASFAQPIRRVFGTLVFHARDHVEMPAPGDVRPARLRIELHDLIWEAMYQPIAGAVGFSADKLNRLQFLTIRRYLSLVFVTLVTLLLVLAIWS; from the coding sequence ATGTCCAGCGTCAGTTTGCAAATGGCGTGTGCTGCCGGATTGCTTGGACTGGCGGTGCTGGCCATATGTCTGAGCCGCTCGAAGTTCAATACGGCCGTCATTTACGGCGCGACGTTGGCCGTCGCCACGGTCGCATTGATCGGATCGCTCCGGTCGCTACTTGGTGACACGACAACCGCCGCCGGTCTGGTGCTGCCGATCGGATTGCCGTGGCTTGGTGCCCATTTCTGCCTCGACCCGCTCGCCTCGTTTTTCCTTGTTGTCATCAATCTCGGGGGAGCCGCGGCAAGCCTCTATGGTCTCGGCTACGGCCACCATGAGCCGGTGCCGACCCGCGTGCTCCCCTTCTTCCCCGCTTTTCTGGCCGGCATGAATCTCGTGGTGCTGGCGGATGATGCGTTTTCCTATCTCCTGTGCTGGGAATTCATGTCGCTGGCGTCCTGGGCGCTGGTGATGGCGCACCATCGTGAGGCGGGTAACGCAAAGGCCGGCTATGTCTATCTCGTGATGGCGAGCTTCGGTACGCTATCACTTCTGCTGGCCTTTGGCCTGCTCGCGGGACCGGCGGGCGATTACGGGTTTGCAGCCATCCGCGCGGCCCACCATACGCCGTACGCTATGTTGGTGTTGATCCTGATGCTGCTCGGAGCCGGCTCAAAGGCCGGCCTGGTGCCGTTGCACGTCTGGCTTCCGCTCGCCCATCCGGCCGCTCCGAGCCACATTTCGGCATTGATGAGCGGGGTCATGACCAAGGTTGCGATCTATGGCTTCATCCGCGTCGTGTTCGATCTGTTGGGAGAGCCGTCGTGGTCCGCAAGCGTGATCGTCCTCATTCTTGGCGGCATCACCGCCGTCATGGGGATTTTGTACGCGATGATGGAGAACGATCTCAAGCGCTTGCTCGCCTACAGCACGATCGAAAATATCGGCGTCATATTCGCGAGCCTCGGCCTTGCATTGGCCTTCCAGGCCAATGGGCTGAAGCTGCTGGCAGCGCTCGCCTTCACCGCAGCGTTGTTCCACGTCCTCAATCATTCCTTCTTCAAGAGCCTGCTTTTCTTCGGCGCCGGCGCCGTTCTGACAACGACGGGCGAACGGAACATGGAGAAGCTGGGTGGCCTCATTCACCGCATGCCCGTTACGAGCTTCGCCGTTCTGGTCGGCTGTGTCGCGATCTCGGCACTTCCGCCGTTCAATGGCTTCGTCTCGGAATGGCTCATATTTCAGGCCGTGCTGCAGAGTCCGGAATTGCCGCAATGGGGGCTGAAGATCACGGTGCCTGCGGTCGGCGCGCTGTTGGCCCTCGCTGCCGCCTTAGCCGCGGCGTGCTTCGTCAAGGCATACGGCGTGACCTTTCTCGGGCGCCCGCGCAGCGTGGCCGCGGAAACCTCCGGGGAAGTCGACCGCTACTCGCTTTCAGCGATGGTCATCCTCGCCGCACTCTGCTTGCTGGCTGGAATTCTGCCGGGACCAGTGATCGATGCGCTGGCGCCGATCTCGGTACAGATTCTCGGTGGCCACATGCCGATTCAGTCCAACGAATCCTGGCTTTCGATCGCGCCGATTGCCGAGAGCCGCAGTTCATACAACGGATTGCTCGTGATGCTGTTCATCACGATTTCCGCCTCGGCGGCGGTCGTCTTCATTCATCGCTTTGCCTCTCGGGCGTTGCGGCGGGGACCGGCCTGGGGCTGCGGCTTTTCCGACCCGACACCGGCGGCCCAGTACTCGGGCGCGAGCTTCGCGCAGCCTATCCGCCGCGTTTTCGGCACGCTCGTGTTCCATGCCCGCGACCATGTCGAGATGCCGGCTCCAGGAGATGTCAGGCCGGCACGCCTGCGCATCGAATTGCACGATCTGATCTGGGAGGCAATGTATCAGCCGATAGCAGGCGCGGTCGGCTTCTCCGCCGATAAGCTCAATCGCCTGCAATTCCTGACCATCCGGCGCTATCTCAGCCTAGTCTTTGTCACGCTCGTCACGCTGCTTCTGGTGCTCGCGATATGGTCGTGA
- a CDS encoding helix-turn-helix domain-containing protein yields MITAAQLRAARVLLGIDQRRLAELAGLSVPTIQRMEASEAMIRGNVDSLVKLISALDAAGIELIDEGAVSNSQGRGVRLKSDAGSVRLAPGVRSENKASGRTRART; encoded by the coding sequence ATGATCACAGCGGCTCAATTGCGGGCGGCCAGGGTGCTCCTCGGCATCGATCAGCGCCGGCTCGCAGAACTGGCCGGCCTTTCGGTGCCGACGATCCAGCGTATGGAAGCGAGTGAGGCGATGATTCGCGGCAATGTCGATTCGCTGGTGAAGCTGATCTCAGCTCTTGACGCTGCCGGCATCGAGTTGATCGACGAAGGCGCGGTCAGCAATTCACAGGGCCGTGGCGTTCGACTGAAATCGGATGCGGGTTCGGTCAGGCTCGCCCCGGGCGTCCGATCGGAAAACAAGGCATCAGGCAGAACAAGGGCGCGCACATGA